The genomic segment CGCTGGTTGGCCTTGAGAGCCCCGGTCGAGTACCATCGGTTGACTTCGTCGGCCGCGCGGACGAGCGAGGGGTCGGCTTCGACCGTCCAGTTACGGCGTTCGGACGGGAGCGATTGGAGCCACCCCGCCCACGCGGCGGCAAGTAGTCCGGCCGCGGTGGTCCCGAACACGGACGCCCGAATCACGGCCCGCAACCGATCCCCCCGCGACATCGGGGTTTCAACGGCTGAATCGCCGGAAGCGTCGACATAAGTGTCGCGAATGTTCCTGGCGAGGGTCGCACCGCCGACCACGACGAAGAACGGGGCGAACCGGACATCGAAAGCGGATGCCAAGAACAGGCCGATCCAGGGTACGAACCGTACCCACGCCTTGCCCTTCTCAACCTGTCGGAACGACAACAGACCGATCCCCACGAGGAGCCAGAACGCGGCGGCGGGTACGGCTCCCAACAATTGACGGTCGCGAAGCCCGCGGGCGAAGTCCGCACGGAACGGAGACAGTGCGGGGTCTGCGTTCGTCAGTTGGTGGCCGAACTCGCGCGCGACGGTGGAAACGTGCCACGGGATCGGACCGCACGCCGACGCCGCGGCCAGGAGCGCGAAGAGCCGCCAGGGTTCCCAATCGAAGGGTTCGCCGCGAGCCACCCGCGCGACGCTCCGGGCGACCGCGTGCATACCCACGAGCGCCACCCCTAGCAGGCACCAGACGTCCGCGTTCGCCCAAACGATGTAGGCGAGGAACGACGTCCAGTGCGACCAGGGCCGTCTCCCCCAACCCCCGATGGCGTCGCCCGATTGCAAGCGGTCGAGCGCGGACAGCGTGATTGCCACGAACAAATAGCTCACGCAAATCGGGTTGAGCGGCAGCCACGCGCCGAGTGCGAAGACCGCCAGCAATACCCCGACGACGGTCCGGGACGTGGCTCCCGCCCCCGCCATCACGGCAGCCGTGGCGGCGACAACGAAGGCTTTGCCGACAACGAGTCCGGGGCCGCCGAGCGTGGAGAACGTCAAGAACATGACCGCGTTGGCGAGGCAGGACAAAGCGTGAAGTCCCGTCCAGAGCCCCGAAACCGCGTCCCGACCGGAGGCGAGGTGCGACCAGACGTCGGCATTTCGCGCGGTGGAGAGTCCGAGCAGAAAGGCGATTCCGACCAATACCGTCGGCGCCGCCCACTCGCGAACTTTGCGGGCGGCCGTTCCCACGGTCCCACGCGAAGTTCGGGCGGACAACGCGGGTGCGACAGCCATCGAGACTAACTCCGTGAAACTCCATGAACGACGTGATGAAGGGGAACAGTATTCCCAACCCCCTGCCCGGTCAAGGATCGTGTAGCCTGAGCGTGTGTCGCCCGATGGTGGCGGCGAGACTAACAAGAGCCGGCCGCAATCACGCCTGATTGGAGGAGTAGGCCCGAAGACGTCCGGTGTGTACCACAAGATGGGTCAAAAGCAGATTTGAATTGACTCGAATCGACGAAGCCAGCTATTGGTTTTGCTGAATTGAGCGGGAGATCCGGCTATCAGGCGGCGCGCACTCGATTTGCATTCGTCTCATGAAATGGCCAAGGTGGGACTTGAACCCACACACCTTTCGGTACTCGATTTTGAGTCGAGCGCGTCTGCCGTTCCGCCACTTGGCCGGGTGGTCCAACCAGATTACGGGTTCGGCGGTCCGCGGGCAAGAGCGGCCTTTTTCCGCTGTCACGCCCCATTAGAAATGTCCGGGGTTTGGCCCCAATAGAAATGTCCTCCCCCCGGGACATATTTCCACTCATCATAGACGTTTTCGCCAAGGATGATTTGGAGCTGGACGGTACGATCGCTTCGGGTTATCTACCTCCTCGCCGCCGGAAGGATAGGGCTCCGCAGGAGTGCGACCCGAGCGTCCGGCAGTCGGCTGCATGCCCGCGGGACGGGAGTCCTTGACCGGCTCCCGTCCCGTCGTCTCCGCACTGGCATCGGCCGCTGATGCGCTAAACTCCGGGGTTTGGGGGCAGAGCCCCCAAGGCTGCCCCCCACGGTGATCTCCTGGTACGGCAAATGACGCTTCCCGAACCGAATGTGCAGCGTCCCATCCAGTCTCTGCTCAATCACCACCCGGCCGCCACGCTCTCCCGGGTACGCTGGCGGCAACAATTGGTAGAACGTATTCGCGAAACGCACCACGTAGTCGTTGCTCACCACCCGCTCGCTCTGAATCGACAGGATCGACGCCAGCTTGTGATCTCGACCCAACGGTCGATGGGCATCGTTTGGCTGACGCGCCGGCTTGGCGAACCGCTTGTTGTGGTCGGGAAGGAGTTTCGCCAACAACGCGTTGGCGTCCTCGCAGGTCGTGACCTTGGCCAACCGCAGTTCCTTGACCCACCGATCCTGAGCCGTGCCAAACGAACGCTCGACACGTCCCTTCGCCTGGGGACTGTGCGCCCGAATCAACTCTATGGCCAGTTCGCCGAGCGCTCGGCCAAACTGCGTTTGCGCGTCGGGATCGGCGAGCGGACGTCCCTTCTCGTGCGGCTCGAAGATGCTGTGTCGATCCGTGTAAACCGCCAGCGGTCGGCCGTATTTCCGCAGCCAGACCCCCAACAAATCCAGGTGCGATTCCACGCTCCCATGCCGGTAAAACTTCGCTTCGACGCGGCTGGTGGCGTCATCGATCATGGTGATCAGAACGATCGTCTCGCCGCGACCCTCCAGCCACTCATGCACCGAGGCGTCCATCTGCACCAACTCGCCCAAACAAGCCCGTCGCGGCCGACGACTGCGATGCGGGTCACGGCGACGTTGGCGTTCCCACAAGCCCTCGGCCAGCAACCAGCGACGCAGCGTTTCGACGCCCACCTTCAACCCTTCTTCCGCCAACTTCTCGCACGCGAAGGTGGGGCCGAAGTCGCGGTAACGCTGGCGGTACGCCGCCAGCACCTGCGTTCGCAGCTTGGCTTCCAGGCAGCGATTCGACGGCTGACCTCGAAGGCCATGCACCAGGGCGCTGTCACCCTGGGTCTTCAGTTTGCCCTTCAGTCGCCGGACCTGACGCGCGCTCAACTTCAACAAACCAGCGGCTTCCGTAACCGTCCGATCTCCCGATACCACCGCCTTCAGAATCGCCAAAACGTCACGCTCGCGCTGACTCATGGCTAGAATGCCCCAATCTTGTAGCTCGGTAGACATACGTCCTCCTTGGCATGAACAAGGAGGACATTTCTAACGAGTTAAGGCCGGACATTTCTAATGTCAGTAGTTCAAAATCCCCGTGAGTGAAACCCTTTATTCTTTAAACAGTTATGTTCGCGTATCAGAAAGCGTTTCGTTGTCGTTATTTCCTTGAGCAAGTACGGCCAACATCCACCTGAACTGGAATCGTTTCGATGCCGCTTGCACTCGCGGGTGCCTGTCCTCCCCGAACCAGAGCGCCTGAAACCACACCCAAAGGTTTCGCAGCAACAGGGCCAGACCCACGAAGAACGATCGCAGGATCGGGTTCCGGGTACTGGTCCGGATTCGCGCCTGACCGAGTTGCCGATAGCTGCTTTCGATCCCGAACCGTGTGCGATACGCGTCACGCACGTCCCTCGGTGCACCCGACACACGCCAGCTGGCGAATACCAACGTCTTGGCCCGCCGCTTGTTCGTCCGGTGGTGGCGGTAGCTCTTGTAACTCACACAGACCCTCACGGTCACCTCCTCACCCTTGTGACGGTGCGTGTGACGATACCAGCCGGCGGGCTTGCGCCGGAACATCCGCCATCCCGTGGACTTCTTCCCGCGACGCGGCTTCCGCCCGCGCATCACCACGGGCATCAGGAAGGGACAGTTGCGCTCCTGGAGAAACTGCATCACGGCGACGCTGAAAAACCCCCGATCCAGAAGCAGTTTGCGAATCCTCACGCCGCTGTTCCCGACCTCGGTCAGGAGTCGTTGCAGAACCTCGACCGTCGAGTCTTCCGCCCGGACCCACGTGTACGCCAGGGTAT from the Fimbriiglobus ruber genome contains:
- a CDS encoding ISNCY family transposase; its protein translation is MSTELQDWGILAMSQRERDVLAILKAVVSGDRTVTEAAGLLKLSARQVRRLKGKLKTQGDSALVHGLRGQPSNRCLEAKLRTQVLAAYRQRYRDFGPTFACEKLAEEGLKVGVETLRRWLLAEGLWERQRRRDPHRSRRPRRACLGELVQMDASVHEWLEGRGETIVLITMIDDATSRVEAKFYRHGSVESHLDLLGVWLRKYGRPLAVYTDRHSIFEPHEKGRPLADPDAQTQFGRALGELAIELIRAHSPQAKGRVERSFGTAQDRWVKELRLAKVTTCEDANALLAKLLPDHNKRFAKPARQPNDAHRPLGRDHKLASILSIQSERVVSNDYVVRFANTFYQLLPPAYPGERGGRVVIEQRLDGTLHIRFGKRHLPYQEITVGGSLGGSAPKPRSLAHQRPMPVRRRRDGSRSRTPVPRACSRLPDARVALLRSPILPAARR
- a CDS encoding transposase; this encodes MRSAKKPKLCSRQIQDRAAELISPIFRPSSSRKCSAPVLLQVVLTAAANIISLFGACLRLGTISDQTARSELKSRLPKQRKPLEAKLNHALREPLPPNTRRRSRDLAIDYHEIPYHGHGPKNHVRGNKPRSGTTTFFTYATACLIHHGHRYTLAYTWVRAEDSTVEVLQRLLTEVGNSGVRIRKLLLDRGFFSVAVMQFLQERNCPFLMPVVMRGRKPRRGKKSTGWRMFRRKPAGWYRHTHRHKGEEVTVRVCVSYKSYRHHRTNKRRAKTLVFASWRVSGAPRDVRDAYRTRFGIESSYRQLGQARIRTSTRNPILRSFFVGLALLLRNLWVWFQALWFGEDRHPRVQAASKRFQFRWMLAVLAQGNNDNETLSDTRT